GGAAAGAGAAGGTTGGTTTTGTGTACGATAAAAATACGCTCAAACTGCTAAACAACTTTTCCAACAATATTGGCCCCGAAGGCTGGGGAATGTGTTATGATGGTACTAAACTATACATGGACGATAGCACCAACCGCATCTGGTTTTTAGATAAAAACGATTATCACCAGATTGGTCATATCGATGTTTGTGATGATAAACAGCAGATTGATTCGATTAACGAACTGGAATACATCAACGGTAAAATTTACGCCAACGTTTATCAAACCGATAATATCCTGGTAATAAATCCCAAAACCGGTGCCGTTGAGCAGGTGATTGATATGAAGGAGATTTACCCGGTGGCCGGCCGTCCGCAGGATAGGGATTGGAATAATAACGTGTTGAATGGTATTGCGTGGGATGCTAAAGGCCAGCGATTGTTTGTAACCGGAAAAAAATGGCCGCATTTGTACCAGGTGAAGTTTGTACCGGTCCCTTAAGCGCCCTAACCCCATGAAGGGGGAACTATGGTTCGAAAAAAAAATGTATAACAGAAACGCCCGGATTTCCGGGCGTTTCTGTTATACAGTAGTACGCCCCTTTAGGGCATAATCATAAATTAAAAAATCAAGCTTTTAAGCTCCCCTCTTGAGAGGGGGCGCGGTGGGAAAGAGCGAGCGCAGGGGTGTGTTATACAAGCGATGAACCTCGCGCAGAATAACACACCCCTCCACCCCTCTCAAGAGGGGAATCGCACAATTCCGCCGCTTTTTGCTTAGGTTGACGGCTATGCCCTTCAGGGGGCCGCGGGGGCGATTACCTCCAGGCTTTATATTGATTAATCAAACCATTGGTTGATGAATCATGGCTGCTGATCTCAGCATCATCTTTCAACTCAGGCAAAATTTTACCCGCAAGCTGTTTACCAAGCTCAACTCCCCACTGGTCAAAGCTGTAAATATTCCAGATTATACCCTGGGTGAAGATCTTGTGCTCATACGCCGCAATTAACGCGCCTAATGTATAAGGTGTGATCTTTTTAATCAGGAACGAGTTTGTTGGGCGGTTACCTTCAAATACTTTAAATGGCGCGATCTTGGCAATTTCTTCGTCCGATTTACCGGCAGCTTTCAACTCTTCAATAACCACTTCTTCGGTTTTACCGTTCATCAAAGCTTCTGTTTGGGCAAAGAAATTTGATAACAGCATATTGTGGTGCTCGCCCAACGGATTGTGTGATTGTGCAGGAGCGATAAAATCGGCAGGGATTAATTTTGTGCCCTGGTGAATTAACTGGTAAAACGCGTGCTGGCCATTGGTGCCGGGCTCGCCCCAGATAATCGGGCCGGTTGAGTAATCAACATCTTTACCGTTGCGGTCAACGTGTTTACCATTACTTTCCATATCACCCTGCTGGAAGTATGCCGAGAAACGGTGCAGGTACTGATCGTAAGGCAAAATTACATTGGTTTCAGCCTCGAAGAAGTTGTTGTACCAGATGCCTAACAAGCCCATAATAACCGGGATGTTCTGGTCAAATTCGGCAGTTTTAAAGTGGTTATCAGTGGCGTGCGCACCGGCAAGCAAATCGGCAAAGTTTTCAAAGCCAATGCTCAGGGCAATTGACAAGCCGATAGCGCTCCATAAAGAATAACGGCCGCCTACCCAATCCCAAAACTCAAACATGTTTTTGGTATCTATACCAAATTTTTCAACCGCGGCAGCGTTGGTTGAAAGGGCCGCGAAGTGCTTAGCCACATCAGCCTCGGTAGCACCGCTGGCCAAAAACCAATCGCGGGCGCTGTGGGCATTACCCATGGTTTCCTGCGTGGTGAAAGTTTTTGAAGCTACCAGGAATAAAGTAGTTTCAGGGTCAACCGATTTAAGGGTTTCAACAATATGAGTACCATCCACGTTGGATACGAAGTGGAGGTTCAAATGATTTTTATAAGCTTTCAAAGCTTCGGTAACCATTACCGGGCCCAGGTCCGAACCGCCGATGCCGATGTTCACCACATCGGTGATTGCTTTGCCGGTATAGCCTTTCCATTCGCCGCTGATGATGGCTTCACTGAAAGCTTTCATCTGATCAAGCACTTTATTTACATCGGGCATAACATCTTTGCCATCAACATAAATAGGTGTGTTGCTGCGGTTACGCAAAGCGATGTGCAGCACCGGGCGGCCTTCGGTTACATTGATTTTTTCGCCGCTGTACATGGCTTCAATCGCCTCTTTTAACGAACATTCTTTAGCCAGCTGGATCAGTAAAGCAAGGGTTTCGTCGTTGATACGGTTTTTTGAATAATCTAACAGGATATCCTCAAACTGGATAGAAAATTTATTAAAGCGCTGATCATCAGCATCGAATAGTTCTTTAAGGCTTTTTGATA
The sequence above is a segment of the Mucilaginibacter celer genome. Coding sequences within it:
- the pgi gene encoding glucose-6-phosphate isomerase — encoded protein: MLPTTDFTTTQAYKYLTDHYISIVSKSLKELFDADDQRFNKFSIQFEDILLDYSKNRINDETLALLIQLAKECSLKEAIEAMYSGEKINVTEGRPVLHIALRNRSNTPIYVDGKDVMPDVNKVLDQMKAFSEAIISGEWKGYTGKAITDVVNIGIGGSDLGPVMVTEALKAYKNHLNLHFVSNVDGTHIVETLKSVDPETTLFLVASKTFTTQETMGNAHSARDWFLASGATEADVAKHFAALSTNAAAVEKFGIDTKNMFEFWDWVGGRYSLWSAIGLSIALSIGFENFADLLAGAHATDNHFKTAEFDQNIPVIMGLLGIWYNNFFEAETNVILPYDQYLHRFSAYFQQGDMESNGKHVDRNGKDVDYSTGPIIWGEPGTNGQHAFYQLIHQGTKLIPADFIAPAQSHNPLGEHHNMLLSNFFAQTEALMNGKTEEVVIEELKAAGKSDEEIAKIAPFKVFEGNRPTNSFLIKKITPYTLGALIAAYEHKIFTQGIIWNIYSFDQWGVELGKQLAGKILPELKDDAEISSHDSSTNGLINQYKAWR